The Sorangiineae bacterium MSr11367 genome window below encodes:
- a CDS encoding GxxExxY protein: MRSAIAWIGAALEVHRLLGPGFLESVYEEALCFELSLRGVPFARQVPVGVAYKGKTVGEARLDLLVGECLIVELKAVEAIAPIHVAQVISYLKACRLAVGLLISFNVPVLRRGIKRVIHTP; encoded by the coding sequence ATGCGCTCTGCCATCGCGTGGATTGGAGCGGCGCTAGAAGTGCATCGCCTGCTCGGCCCAGGCTTTCTCGAATCGGTGTACGAGGAGGCGCTCTGCTTCGAGCTGTCGTTGCGCGGAGTCCCCTTTGCCCGGCAGGTGCCGGTTGGCGTTGCCTACAAGGGAAAAACCGTTGGAGAAGCACGCCTGGACCTGCTCGTGGGCGAGTGCCTTATCGTCGAGCTCAAGGCCGTGGAGGCTATCGCGCCCATTCACGTCGCGCAGGTGATCTCCTACTTGAAGGCCTGCCGACTTGCGGTCGGCCTCCTAATTTCCTTCAACGTGCCAGTTCTTCGACGCGGTATCAAACGCGTGATTCACACCCCGTAG